A genomic stretch from Candidatus Avedoeria danica includes:
- a CDS encoding CRTAC1 family protein, with protein MAWPEDFTATNGASIWGNAFYRNLGGGAFEEISDAIGAEMFWPWGPSVGDLNADGFDDAFITGGMGYPSRYGTNSLLINDGGKKLLDSEFILGVEPRLNDEVAGPQFELDCSGADIGHPDCLGREGRIMVWGALSSRSSAIFDLDADGALDIVSSEINSPPLVLISDFAQVRPEMTHLVVRLKGTRSNRNGLGSKVTVVVGEQRIVQVMDGNTGYLAHGLLPMYFGLNGSKSADAIEVIWPSGQTQRLAGPHSAGATIDVEEPPAETGN; from the coding sequence ATGGCCTGGCCCGAGGACTTCACGGCGACGAACGGCGCCAGCATCTGGGGCAACGCGTTCTATCGGAACCTCGGTGGCGGCGCGTTCGAGGAGATCTCTGACGCGATCGGCGCCGAAATGTTCTGGCCGTGGGGTCCGAGCGTGGGCGACCTCAACGCAGACGGCTTCGACGACGCGTTCATCACGGGGGGCATGGGTTACCCGTCCCGCTACGGCACGAACAGCCTGCTGATCAACGATGGCGGCAAGAAGTTGCTTGACAGCGAGTTCATTCTCGGCGTCGAGCCCCGCCTTAACGACGAGGTGGCCGGACCACAGTTTGAGCTCGACTGTTCGGGCGCCGACATCGGTCATCCGGACTGCCTGGGCCGTGAAGGTCGGATTATGGTCTGGGGAGCGCTTTCGTCCCGTTCATCGGCCATCTTCGACCTCGACGCCGACGGTGCCCTGGACATCGTCAGTTCGGAGATCAACAGCCCTCCGCTCGTCCTCATCAGCGACTTCGCCCAGGTACGGCCCGAGATGACCCATCTCGTCGTGCGCCTCAAGGGCACCCGGTCGAATCGCAATGGGCTCGGAAGCAAGGTCACCGTCGTGGTCGGCGAGCAGCGGATTGTGCAGGTCATGGACGGCAACACCGGCTACCTGGCGCATGGCCTCTTGCCGATGTACTTCGGCCTCAACGGCTCCAAGTCCGCCGACGCCATCGAGGTCATTTGGCCTTCCGGGCAGACACAGCGGCTTGCCGGCCCGCACAGCGCCGGTGCGACGATCGACGTCGAGGAACCGCCGGCGGAAACGGGTAACTGA